The proteins below come from a single Rosa rugosa chromosome 2, drRosRugo1.1, whole genome shotgun sequence genomic window:
- the LOC133731816 gene encoding josephin-like protein isoform X1 codes for MASENNTQIYHERQKLQFCLLHALNNLFQEKDAFTRPKLNEIAAKLVLEEPNKETWTPLSLLFKPHHNALTGNYDINVLIAALEDRGKNVVWHDRRMGANSIDLDGAEDALMGILLNVPVKRFAGLWKSRHWVTLRKIDRVWYDLDSDLDAPQAFEDSGRVREFLDYIIGHGGEVLLVLNNKQISSQKKKFHF; via the exons ATGGCGAGCGAGAACAATACCCAAATCTACCACGAGCGCCAGAAGCTTCAGTTTTGCCTCTTACACGCGCTCAACAATCTCTTCCAG GAAAAAGATGCGTTTACTCGACCGAAATTGAATGAGATTGCTGCAAAACTTGTTCTTGAAGAACCCAACAAGGAAACATGGACACCCTTATCTCTGCTCTTTAAACCCCATCATAATGCACTTACTGGAAACTATGACATAAATGTGCTAATTGCTGCTTTAGAAGATAGGGGGAAGAATGTGGTTTGGCACGATCGTCGCATGGGGGCCAATTCGATTGATCTAGATGGggctgaagatgctttgatggGTATTCTGCTTAATGTTCCGGTTAAAAGGTTTGCGGGGTTATGGAAAAGTAGGCATTGGGTTACGTTGAGGAAGATTGATCGGGTTTGGTACGATTTGGATAGTGATCTTGATGCTCCTCAGGCTTTTGAAGATAGTGGAAGAGTTAGAGAGTTCTTGGATTACATCATTGGGCATGGTGGAGAGGTTTTGCTTGTTCTGAATAATAAACA AATTAGCTCACAGAAGAAAAAGTTTCACTTCTGA
- the LOC133731816 gene encoding josephin-like protein isoform X2, whose translation MASENNTQIYHERQKLQFCLLHALNNLFQEKDAFTRPKLNEIAAKLVLEEPNKETWTPLSLLFKPHHNALTGNYDINVLIAALEDRGKNVVWHDRRMGANSIDLDGAEDALMGILLNVPVKRFAGLWKSRHWVTLRKIDRVWYDLDSDLDAPQAFEDSGRVREFLDYIIGHGGEVLLVLNNKQ comes from the exons ATGGCGAGCGAGAACAATACCCAAATCTACCACGAGCGCCAGAAGCTTCAGTTTTGCCTCTTACACGCGCTCAACAATCTCTTCCAG GAAAAAGATGCGTTTACTCGACCGAAATTGAATGAGATTGCTGCAAAACTTGTTCTTGAAGAACCCAACAAGGAAACATGGACACCCTTATCTCTGCTCTTTAAACCCCATCATAATGCACTTACTGGAAACTATGACATAAATGTGCTAATTGCTGCTTTAGAAGATAGGGGGAAGAATGTGGTTTGGCACGATCGTCGCATGGGGGCCAATTCGATTGATCTAGATGGggctgaagatgctttgatggGTATTCTGCTTAATGTTCCGGTTAAAAGGTTTGCGGGGTTATGGAAAAGTAGGCATTGGGTTACGTTGAGGAAGATTGATCGGGTTTGGTACGATTTGGATAGTGATCTTGATGCTCCTCAGGCTTTTGAAGATAGTGGAAGAGTTAGAGAGTTCTTGGATTACATCATTGGGCATGGTGGAGAGGTTTTGCTTGTTCTGAATAATAAACAGTGA
- the LOC133731676 gene encoding large ribosomal subunit protein uL4c yields MATSSSLSFFTSSIFLTSSSHKPLSPTLLRPSSLKSPKPLTLTAELATLPVLSFTGDKVGETFLDLKSALPDTARAVVHRAIIHDLQNKRRGTASTLTRGEVRGGGRKPYPQKKTGRARQGSTRTPLRPGGGVVFGPKPRDWSIKINRKEKRLAISTAVASAAENTIVVEDFSDEFEKLEKPKTTEFIAAMKRWGLDPKEKTTFFMLEVADKVKLSSRNIGTLKMLTPRTLNLFDILNADKLILTPETVDYLNGRYGVDFEGETEDEDGEDAGEEEGSEGAVEDESSDAAE; encoded by the exons ATGGCGACCTCCTCATCACTCTCCTTCTTCACCTCCTCAATCTTCCTCACTTCCTCTTCCCACAAACCCCTCTCCCCCACCCTCCTCAGACCCAGCTCCCTCAAATCACCTAAACCCCTAACCCTAACCGCCGAGCTCGCCACCCTCCCCGTCCTCTCCTTCACCGGCGACAAGGTCGGCGAGACCTTCCTCGACCTCAAGTCCGCCCTCCCCGACACCGCCCGCGCCGTCGTCCACCGCGCCATTATCCACGACCTCCAGAACAAGCGCCGCGGCACCGCCTCCACCCTCACCCGCGGCGAGGTCCGAGGCGGAGGCAGAAAGCCCTACCCGCAGAAGAAGACCGGTCGGGCCAGGCAGGGCTCGACCCGGACCCCGCTCCGACCCGGCGGAGGAGTCGTGTTCGGGCCCAAGCCCAGGGACTGGAGCATCAAGATTAACCGCAAGGAGAAGCGGCTGGCGATTTCGACGGCGGTGGCGAGCGCGGCGGAGAACACGATTGTGGTGGAGGATTTCAGCGATGAGTTTGAGAAGTTGGAGAAGCCGAAGACGACGGAGTTCATTGCCGCGATGAAGAGGTGGGGGCTTGACCCCAAGGAGAAGACGACCTTCTTTATGCTGGAGGTTGCGGATAAGGTGAAGCTTTCGAGTAGGAATATTGGGACTTTGAAGATGTTGACCCCCAGGACGCTGAATCTGTTTGATATTTTGAATGCTGATAAGTTGATTCTCACGCCGGAGACGGTGGACTATTTGAATGGAAGGTATGGGGTTGATTTCGAAGGCGAGACTGAGGATGAGGATGGAGAAGATgcaggggaagaagaaggaagtgaag GAGCTGTGGAGGATGAGAGTTCTGATGCAGCAGAATGA
- the LOC133730091 gene encoding type I inositol polyphosphate 5-phosphatase 2-like, whose product MYINMIFIGSDPPSFGYQLRHRRGKSETTRAQYINTKDVRLTISTWNVAGRVPDENLDIDDWISSEEPSDIYIFG is encoded by the exons ATGTACATAAATATGATATTTATTGGTTCAGATCCGCCTTCTTTTGGCTATCAGTTAAGACATAGGAGAGGAAAATCAGAAACTACTCGTGCTCAGTACATAAACACAAAGGATGTGAG GCTGACAATAAGCACTTGGAATGTTGCTGGAAGAGTTCCGGATGAAAACCTTGATATTGATGATTGGATTTCTTCAGAAGAGCCATCGGACATCTACATTTTCGG GTGA
- the LOC133730367 gene encoding uncharacterized protein LOC133730367, which produces MAASTSAEPRAICPWPFLNLASATEKPSPPLAQAATPKTFASVLSGSVESTVALSQLPTPVIRGDMTYVKINEALYQEQLKTFKTNLIGRLLQRKGSTPLKLHDLKASLTSLWKPSSPWRLVPLGRAYFDIHFATEEDMRRVWGGGTCTLASGLFRLSQWQPDFKPGDTLPQTHSQIWVRFYGLSQDYWHPQHLMEIARGVGTPLQLDRATKEREFGYFARVLVDVGKKIWLLC; this is translated from the coding sequence ATGGCGGCTTCTACCTCCGCTGAGCCAAGGGCGATCTGTCCTTGGCCGTTTCTGAATCTGGCGTCGGCCACGGAGAAGCCTTCGCCGCCTCTGGCACAGGCCGCCACACCGAAGACCTTTGCTTCCGTCCTTTCTGGGTCTGTTGAGTCCACGGTGGCTCTTAGCCAACTACCTACTCCAGTCATTCGTGGTGATATGACTTACGTCAAGATTAATGAAGCGCTGTATCAGGAACAGTTGAAAACTTTCAAGACTAATTTGATTGGTCGACTACTTCAGCGTAAGGGATCGACTCCATTAaaacttcatgatttgaaggcCTCTCTTACTTCTCTTTGGAAACCCTCATCACCATGGCGGTTGGTTCCTTTAGGGAGGGCCTATTTTGATATTCACTTTGCTACAGAGGAAGACATGCGGAGAGTTTGGGGTGGAGGTACCTGTACGTTGGCTAGTGGGTTGTTTCGTCTATCACAATGGCAGCCTGATTTCAAGCCTGGGGACACTCTCCCTCAGACCCATTCTCAAATCTGGGTTAGGTTTTATGGACTGAGTCAAGATTACTGGCACCCGCAACATCTAATGGAGATTGCTCGTGGAGTAGGCACACCTTTGCAATTGGACAGGGCAACTAAAGAAAGAGAATTTGGCTACTTTGCTAGGGTTCTTGTGGATGTTGGAAAGAAAATTTGGCTACTTTGCTAG
- the LOC133731535 gene encoding phosphomethylpyrimidine synthase, chloroplastic, with product MASVHSALTSVVCKNGNHSSPAKFPSTPFLSGFDAVGRLSSPFKKEICLSSISSGPKATLTFDPPATNSEKAKVPNLPRHTIDPASPDFLPLPSFEQCFPKSTKEQREVIHEETGHVLKVPFRRVHLSGDEPAFDNYDTSGPQNINPRVGLPQLRKDWVDRREKLGTPRYTQMYYAKQGIITEEMLYCATREKLDPEFVRSEVARGRAIIPSNKKHLELEPMIVGRKFLVKVNANIGNSAVASSIEEEVYKVQWATMWGADTVMDLSTGRHIHETREWILRNSAVPVGTVPIYQALEKVDGIAENLNWEVFRQTLIEQAEQGVDYFTIHAGVLLRYIPLTAKRMTGIVSRGGSIHAKWCLAYHKENFAYEHWDDILDICNQYDVALSIGDGLRPGSIYDANDTAQFAELLTQGELTRRAWEKDVQVMNEGPGHVPMHKIPENMAKQLEWCNEAPFYTLGPLTTDIAPGYDHITSAIGAANIGALGTALLCYVTPKEHLGLPNRDDVKAGVIAYKIAAHAADLAKGHPHAQEWDDALSKARFEFRWMDQFALSLDPMTAMSFHDETLPAEGAKVAHFCSMCGPKFCSMKITEDVRKYAEEHGYGTAEEAVKRGMEAMSAEFLAAKKTVSGEQHGEIGGEIYLPESYVKSSER from the exons ATGGCATCGGTGCATAGTGCCTTGACATCAGTTGTTTGCAAGAATGGCAATCATTCTTCCCCTGCAAAGTTCCCGAGTACTCCCTTCTTGTCTGGGTTTGATGCTGTGGGGCGTCTTTCAAGCCCATTTAAGAAGGAGATATGTCTGAGTTCCATCAGCTCAGGTCCTAAGGCCACTTTAACTTTTGATCCTCCAGCAACCAATTCAGAGAAAGCCAAGGTACCCAACCTACCGAGGCATACAATCGATCCTGCTTCTCCTGATTTCCTGCCTCTTCCATCCTTCGAACAGTGTTTTCCAAAGAGCACAAAAGAACAAAG GGAAGttattcatgaagaaactggTCATGTGCTCAAAGTTCCCTTTCGACGAGTTCACCTGTCTGGAGATGAACCAGCCTTTGATAACTATGACACCAGTGGTCCGCAAAACATTAACCCACGTGTTG GGCTCCCTCAACTAAGGAAAGATTGGGTTGACAGGCGAGAGAAATTAGGTACACCAAGATACACTCAGATGTACTATGCTAAGCAGGGAATTATCACTGAGGAAATGTTGTACTGTGCCACCCGTGAGAAGCTTGATCCAGAGTTTGTGAGATCTGAAGTGGCTCGTGGGAGGGCAATTATCCCTTCCAATAAGAAGCACTTGGAGCTTGAGCCAATGATTGTTGGGAGAAAGTTTCTGGTCAAAGTTAATGCAAATATAGGAAACTCTGCTGTTGCCAGCTCTATCGAAGAGGAAGTTTATAAGGTCCAATGGGCAACTATGTGGGGTGCTGACACTGTTATGGACCTCTCTACAGGTCGCCATATCCATGAGACCCGTGAGTGGATCCTACGTAACTCTGCTGTACCAGTAGGGACTGTACCCATCTATCAAGCACTTGAAAAGGTAGATGGAATCGCAGAAAATCTTAACTGGGAAGTGTTCAGACAAACTCTGATTGAACAAGCTGAGCAGGGTGTAGATTACTTCACCATCCATGCTGGGGTTCTACTACGGTACATCCCACTAACAGCAAAGCGTATGACAGGAATTGTCTCTCGAGGAGGATCCATTCATGCAAAGTGGTGCTTAGCTTATCATAAAGAGAATTTTGCTTATGAGCACTGGGATGACATACTTGACATCTGTAATCAATATGATGTTGCCCTGTCAATAGGTGATGGCTTGAGACCCGGTTCCATTTATGATGCCAATGATACTGCACAGTTCGCGGAGCTCTTAACTCAGGGAGAACTGACCCGTAGGGCATGGGAAAAGGATGTGCAGGTAATGAATGAAGGACCTGGACATGTTCCAATGCACAAGATTCCTGAGAACATGGCAAAACAGCTGGAATGGTGTAATGAAGCGCCTTTCTACACTCTCGGTCCTTTGACAACTGATATTGCTCCTGGATATGATCACATCACCTCTGCCATTGGTGCTGCCAATATTGGCGCTCTAGGCACTGCCCTTCTCTGCTATGTAACCCCTAAAGAGCATCTTGGATTGCCCAATCGGGATGACGTGAAGGCTGGAGTTATAGCATATAAAATAGCTGCTCATGCTGCTGATCTAGCCAAAGGTCATCCACATGCTCAAGAGTGGGATGACGCATTAAGCAAGGCAAGATTTGAGTTCCGGTGGATGGACCAGTTTGCTTTGTCTCTAGACCCTATGACTGCCATGTCCTTCCATGATGAAACCCTGCCTGCAGAAGGTGCCAAGGTGGCCCATTTTTGCTCTATGTGTGGGCCAAAGTTCTGTTCTATGAAGATAACAGAGGATGTTAGGAAGTATGCTGAGGAGCATGGTTATGGAACTGCTGAGGAAGCTGTGAAGCGTGGTATGGAAGCCATGAGTGCTGAGTTTCTTGCTGCCAAGAAAACTGTCAGTGGAGAACAACATGGTGAAATTGGTGGAGAAATTTACTTGCCAGAAAGTTATGTAAAATCCTCAGAGAGGTGA